One window of Streptococcus troglodytae genomic DNA carries:
- a CDS encoding amino acid ABC transporter ATP-binding protein yields the protein MALITFKNVEKYYGDYHALRNINLEIEKGQVVVLLGPSGSGKSTLIRTMNALESIDSGQLIVNGHEVTNASTKDLVTLRKEVGMVFQHFNLYPHKTVLENVTLAPIKVLGMDKKKADAIAEKYLTYVNMWDRKDSYPGMLSGGQKQRIAIARGLAMNPKLLLFDEPTSALDPETIGDVLAVMKNLALEGMNMVVVTHEMGFAREVADRIIFMADGEILEDTTDVDGFFKHPKDPRAQQFLSKIINHTSEKVNINQKGESE from the coding sequence ATGGCACTCATTACCTTTAAAAATGTGGAAAAATACTATGGGGACTACCATGCACTTCGTAATATAAATCTAGAAATTGAAAAAGGACAAGTTGTTGTTTTGCTTGGGCCTTCAGGATCCGGGAAATCCACACTTATTCGTACAATGAATGCTCTGGAATCCATTGACTCTGGCCAACTCATTGTTAACGGTCATGAAGTTACCAACGCTTCAACTAAGGACCTCGTCACACTTCGCAAAGAAGTTGGTATGGTTTTCCAACATTTTAATCTCTATCCTCACAAAACAGTGCTAGAAAACGTGACATTAGCCCCAATTAAAGTTTTAGGAATGGATAAGAAAAAGGCTGATGCTATTGCTGAAAAATATCTCACTTATGTTAACATGTGGGATCGCAAAGATTCCTATCCGGGTATGCTGTCTGGCGGACAAAAACAGCGTATCGCTATTGCACGCGGACTGGCTATGAATCCTAAGTTACTGCTTTTTGATGAACCAACTTCTGCACTGGATCCTGAAACCATCGGGGATGTTTTAGCCGTTATGAAAAACTTAGCTTTAGAAGGCATGAACATGGTCGTCGTCACTCATGAAATGGGTTTTGCACGTGAAGTTGCTGATCGTATCATTTTTATGGCTGATGGGGAAATCCTAGAAGATACAACTGATGTTGATGGTTTCTTTAAACATCCAAAAGATCCACGAGCTCAACAGTTCTTAAGTAAAATTATCAATCATACCAGTGAAAAAGTGAATATCAACCAAAAAGGAGAAAGCGAATGA
- the yycF gene encoding response regulator YycF, with the protein MKKILIVDDEKPISDIIKFNLAKEGYDTITAFDGREALSKYEEENPDLIILDLMLPELDGLEVAKEVRKNSHVPIIMLSAKDSEFDKVIGLEIGADDYVTKPFSNRELLARVKAHLRRTENIESAVAEENASGIPEIIIGDLQILPDAFVAKKRGTEVELTHREFELLHHLATHTGQVMTREHLLETVWGYDYFGDVRTVDVTVRRLREKIEDTPSRPEYILTRRGVGYYMKSYD; encoded by the coding sequence ATGAAGAAAATTCTAATCGTTGACGATGAAAAACCAATTTCTGATATCATCAAGTTTAACTTGGCTAAGGAAGGTTATGACACGATTACAGCCTTTGATGGGCGTGAAGCATTAAGTAAATATGAAGAAGAAAATCCTGATTTGATTATATTAGACTTAATGTTACCAGAACTAGACGGTCTTGAAGTGGCTAAGGAAGTCAGAAAAAACAGCCACGTTCCAATTATTATGTTATCGGCTAAAGACAGTGAGTTTGATAAAGTTATTGGTCTTGAAATTGGTGCTGATGACTATGTGACCAAACCTTTTTCTAATCGCGAATTGCTGGCGCGTGTAAAAGCGCATCTTCGCCGTACTGAAAATATTGAATCTGCAGTGGCTGAGGAAAATGCTTCAGGTATACCTGAAATTATTATTGGGGACTTGCAAATTTTACCAGATGCTTTTGTTGCTAAAAAACGTGGAACAGAGGTAGAATTAACTCACCGTGAGTTTGAGCTGTTGCATCATTTAGCGACACACACAGGTCAGGTGATGACGCGTGAACATTTACTTGAAACGGTTTGGGGCTATGATTATTTTGGAGATGTCCGTACTGTTGATGTTACTGTTCGTCGTCTGCGTGAAAAAATTGAAGATACACCTAGTCGTCCAGAGTACATTTTGACGCGACGCGGTGTTGGTTACTATATGAAATCATATGACTAA
- the vicK gene encoding cell wall metabolism sensor histidine kinase VicK — MTNVFESSPLFLRILLAVLIILLFFYFIFLNYREYKNNNQVKQLNAKVRSLITGHYTDKLKVKDNSDLSELVNNVNDLSEVFRLTHENLAQEKNRLTSILSYMTDGVLATDRRGKITVINDMAQRQLNVTREQALECNILDILDDDSYTYNDLITKTPEIVLTRRDEYDEFITLRIRFALNRRESGFISGLIAVLHDATEQEKEERERRLFVSNVSHELRTPLTSVKSYLEALDDGALTESVAPSFIKVSLDETNRMMRMITDLLSLSRIDNQTSHLDVELTNFTAFMNYILDRFDQIQSQQSTNKVYEIIRDYPDKSVWIEIDTDKMTQVIDNILNNAIKYSPDGGKVTVTMQTTDTQLILSISDQGLGIPKKDLPLIFDRFYRVDKARSRAQGGTGLGLAIAKEIVKQHKGFIWANSEEGEGSTFTIVLPYENDNDAIDEWEEDEDES, encoded by the coding sequence ATGACTAATGTGTTTGAATCAAGTCCCTTATTTTTACGAATTTTACTAGCGGTTTTAATCATTTTACTCTTTTTTTATTTTATTTTTCTCAATTACAGAGAGTATAAAAATAATAATCAAGTTAAGCAGTTAAATGCTAAAGTACGTTCTTTGATTACTGGCCATTATACTGATAAATTAAAGGTTAAGGATAACTCTGACTTGTCAGAACTAGTGAATAATGTTAATGACTTATCAGAAGTTTTCCGTTTAACGCATGAAAATTTGGCGCAGGAGAAAAATCGTCTGACTAGCATTTTATCGTATATGACAGATGGTGTTTTGGCAACAGATCGCCGCGGAAAGATTACCGTCATTAATGATATGGCGCAAAGGCAATTGAATGTAACGCGTGAGCAGGCATTGGAGTGCAATATTCTGGATATTTTGGATGATGATAGTTATACTTACAATGATTTGATTACAAAAACGCCAGAAATTGTTCTGACGCGGCGTGATGAATATGATGAATTTATCACTTTGCGCATTCGTTTTGCCTTAAACCGCCGTGAAAGTGGTTTTATTTCAGGATTAATTGCTGTTTTGCATGACGCGACTGAACAGGAAAAAGAAGAACGTGAACGCCGTCTCTTTGTTTCTAATGTCAGTCATGAACTTAGGACACCATTAACCTCTGTAAAGTCCTATTTAGAAGCTTTGGACGATGGTGCCCTGACAGAATCAGTGGCTCCTAGTTTTATCAAGGTATCACTTGATGAGACTAATCGCATGATGCGTATGATTACGGATCTGCTTAGCTTATCACGTATTGATAACCAGACCAGTCATTTAGATGTTGAATTGACGAATTTTACAGCTTTTATGAATTATATTCTGGATCGCTTTGATCAAATTCAAAGTCAGCAATCAACTAATAAGGTTTACGAAATTATTAGAGATTATCCTGATAAATCAGTTTGGATTGAAATTGATACAGATAAAATGACTCAAGTAATTGATAATATTTTAAATAATGCAATCAAATATTCACCTGATGGCGGTAAGGTGACTGTAACGATGCAGACAACAGATACACAACTCATCCTTTCCATATCCGACCAAGGCTTGGGCATTCCTAAGAAGGATCTCCCTCTTATTTTTGACCGTTTTTATCGTGTTGATAAGGCGAGAAGCCGTGCTCAAGGTGGGACTGGTTTAGGATTAGCAATCGCCAAAGAAATTGTCAAACAGCATAAAGGCTTTATTTGGGCCAATAGTGAGGAAGGCGAAGGGTCGACCTTTACCATCGTTTTACCTTATGAAAACGATAATGATGCAATTGATGAATGGGAAGAAGATGAAGACGAATCATGA
- the rnc gene encoding ribonuclease III, translating to MERSKDKRKDLYENIRKKLAGDFNIVFSDKELLETAFTHTSYANEHRLLNISHNERLEFLGDAVLQLTISRYLFDKYPKKAEGDLSKMRSMIVREESLAGFSRNCQFDRYIKLGKGEEKSGGRQRDTILGDLFEAFLGALLLDAGLKAVEAFLNQVVIPKVENDNYERVTDYKTALQELLQVDGDVLIDYEVLKESGPAHAKYFEVAVSMNHEKLSSGTGKSKKSAEQEAAKNALEKLQRGS from the coding sequence ATAGAAAGGTCTAAGGACAAAAGAAAGGATTTATATGAAAACATTAGAAAAAAACTAGCAGGAGACTTTAATATCGTCTTTTCTGACAAGGAGTTATTGGAAACTGCCTTTACTCATACTAGTTATGCTAATGAGCATCGCCTCCTAAACATTTCACATAACGAGCGCTTGGAATTTTTAGGAGACGCCGTTCTGCAGTTAACGATTTCACGTTATCTTTTTGACAAATACCCTAAAAAAGCCGAAGGTGATTTATCAAAAATGCGTTCGATGATTGTTCGTGAAGAAAGTTTGGCGGGTTTTTCTAGAAACTGTCAATTTGACCGCTATATTAAATTAGGTAAGGGTGAAGAAAAATCTGGCGGCCGTCAAAGAGACACTATTTTGGGAGATTTATTTGAAGCTTTTTTAGGTGCTCTTTTATTGGATGCAGGTCTTAAAGCTGTTGAGGCCTTTCTCAATCAAGTTGTGATTCCTAAGGTTGAAAATGATAATTATGAACGTGTGACCGATTATAAAACGGCGCTCCAAGAATTATTGCAAGTTGACGGGGATGTTTTGATCGATTACGAGGTCTTAAAAGAATCAGGACCCGCCCATGCAAAATACTTTGAAGTTGCTGTTTCTATGAACCATGAAAAACTTAGTAGCGGGACAGGCAAATCAAAAAAATCAGCAGAGCAAGAGGCTGCTAAAAATGCACTTGAAAAACTTCAACGAGGTTCTTAA
- the smc gene encoding chromosome segregation protein SMC, giving the protein MFLKEIEMQGFKSFADKTKVEFDRGVTAVVGPNGSGKSNITESLRWALGESSAKSLRGGKMPDVIFAGTENRKPLNYAQVTVILDNSDAFIKDAQEEIRVERHIYRNGDSDYLIDGKKVRLRDIHDLFMDTGLGRDSFSIISQGRVEEIFNSKPKERRSIFEEAAGVLKYKTRKKETQSKLTQTQDNLDRLDDIIYELETQIKPLERQAKTAKEFLVLETERKEKQLDLLVYQILHHKEALEKNQAGLEKVKQNLAAYYQERDLLETKNQTLKEKRHQLSRQMDQKQADLLEMTRLISDYERQIERIHLENSQKAEKKQSTQENLEQLTEQKDSLKTELAQKEVILEQLEEDLKQKNQEIKNVETELSRFSTDPDHIIESLREDFVRLMQKEADTSNQLAVLKAEMDSRKQESESKTAEIKQVQADLEKAKEREQRGSANFETAKTKVQELLKDYQKTAQLVQNLEAAYAEQQDTMFQLLDDVKDKKARQSSLKSILKSHSNFYAGVRSVLQQADKIKGIVGAVSEHLTFDKKYQTALEIALGASSQNIIVEDEAAAKRSIDFLKKNRQGRATFLPLTTIKPRRLSESNQSLLTSSQGFLGLARDLVSFEPRLQTIFGNLLGVTAIFDTVDHANQAARQLHYQVRLVTLDGTEIRPGGSFSGGTSRQNNTTFIKPELDHLTQELALLEEKQVEQERTVEKTKQNLEAKKADLLELREKGNQARLAEQKAEMEYQQSESHLQELALLYNQLKQTEQADLNQDLEKEKVLLEKNLYKIADDKEKLNQEIVQIKEDKDSIQQKTATLNQELSVLRLSERDLANTQKFERTNLKRLTEELAELEQNEAGMMQLLNSQEEDLAEKRLPSLKQQLVNAQTKKSDSDQELVRCRFELEDCEAQLEEIEINLLKTNQKNEEFIRQQTQLEAKRDQLSNQLRRFANNLAEDYQLSLDDAKQEAGPIENLEAAQAHLSQLEKQIKGLGPVNLDAISQYDEVSERLHFLNSQKNDLVHAKELLLNTIHDMDDEVKARFKTTFEAIRDSFKTTFTQMFGGGSADLLLTEGDLLTTGIDISVQPPGKKIQSLNLMSGGEKALSALALLFAIIRVKTIPFVILDEVEAALDEANVKRFGDYLNRFDKSSQFIVVTHRKGTMSAADSIYGVTMQESGVSKIVSVKLKEVENIS; this is encoded by the coding sequence ATGTTTTTAAAAGAAATTGAAATGCAGGGATTTAAATCTTTTGCTGATAAGACTAAGGTTGAGTTTGACAGAGGTGTGACAGCCGTTGTCGGACCAAATGGTTCAGGAAAGAGTAATATTACGGAGAGCTTACGCTGGGCTTTGGGTGAGTCAAGCGCTAAGAGCCTGCGTGGCGGCAAGATGCCAGATGTGATTTTTGCAGGAACTGAAAACCGAAAACCACTCAATTACGCTCAAGTGACGGTTATTTTAGATAATAGTGATGCCTTTATCAAAGACGCTCAAGAAGAGATTCGCGTTGAACGCCATATTTATCGTAATGGTGACAGCGATTATCTTATTGATGGTAAAAAAGTACGTCTGCGTGATATTCACGATTTATTTATGGATACTGGTTTGGGGCGTGATTCCTTTTCCATTATTTCTCAAGGACGTGTGGAAGAGATTTTTAATAGTAAACCAAAGGAGCGTCGTTCAATTTTTGAAGAAGCAGCTGGCGTCTTAAAATACAAGACACGTAAAAAAGAGACGCAGTCTAAGCTAACACAGACTCAGGATAATTTGGATCGGCTGGATGATATTATCTATGAACTGGAGACACAGATAAAGCCTTTAGAACGTCAGGCAAAAACAGCCAAAGAATTTCTGGTTTTGGAAACAGAACGCAAGGAGAAACAGTTAGACTTGCTGGTCTACCAAATTCTCCATCATAAGGAAGCCCTAGAGAAAAATCAAGCTGGGCTTGAAAAAGTTAAACAAAATTTAGCAGCCTATTATCAAGAGCGTGATTTATTAGAAACTAAGAATCAGACTCTAAAAGAAAAACGGCATCAGCTTTCTCGCCAAATGGATCAAAAGCAGGCTGACCTTCTTGAAATGACACGACTTATTAGTGATTACGAGCGTCAGATTGAACGCATTCACTTAGAGAACAGCCAAAAAGCAGAAAAGAAGCAATCTACTCAAGAAAATCTAGAACAATTGACAGAGCAAAAGGATTCTCTTAAAACAGAATTAGCTCAAAAAGAAGTTATCTTAGAACAATTAGAAGAGGATCTCAAACAAAAAAATCAAGAGATTAAAAATGTCGAAACAGAATTGTCACGTTTTTCAACAGATCCTGATCATATTATTGAAAGTTTACGAGAAGATTTTGTTAGACTCATGCAAAAAGAGGCTGATACTTCTAACCAATTGGCTGTTTTAAAAGCAGAAATGGATAGTCGAAAACAAGAATCCGAAAGCAAAACAGCAGAAATCAAACAAGTACAAGCAGACTTAGAAAAAGCAAAAGAGCGAGAACAAAGGGGATCTGCAAACTTTGAAACTGCTAAAACCAAGGTTCAAGAATTGCTAAAGGACTATCAAAAAACAGCACAGCTTGTTCAGAATTTAGAAGCTGCTTATGCTGAGCAGCAAGATACTATGTTTCAATTGTTGGATGATGTCAAAGACAAGAAAGCACGCCAAAGCAGTCTGAAGTCCATCTTAAAAAGCCATAGTAATTTCTATGCAGGTGTTAGGTCTGTTCTTCAGCAGGCTGATAAGATTAAAGGTATTGTTGGCGCGGTTAGTGAACATTTAACTTTTGATAAAAAATATCAAACTGCACTTGAGATTGCCTTAGGCGCCAGCAGTCAAAATATTATTGTTGAAGATGAAGCGGCAGCTAAGCGATCTATCGACTTTTTAAAGAAGAACCGTCAAGGCCGAGCAACTTTTCTTCCTTTAACAACCATTAAACCCCGTCGTTTATCTGAGTCAAATCAAAGCCTATTAACTTCCAGTCAGGGCTTTCTCGGTTTAGCACGTGATTTGGTAAGTTTTGAGCCTCGTTTACAAACAATTTTTGGCAATTTACTGGGTGTCACAGCGATTTTTGATACGGTTGATCATGCCAATCAGGCGGCTCGCCAGTTACATTATCAAGTGCGTCTTGTAACATTAGATGGAACAGAGATCCGTCCCGGAGGATCCTTTTCAGGAGGTACTAGTCGTCAAAATAATACAACTTTTATCAAGCCAGAACTGGATCATTTGACACAAGAGTTAGCGCTTTTAGAAGAAAAACAAGTTGAGCAGGAAAGAACGGTTGAAAAGACCAAGCAGAACTTGGAAGCGAAAAAAGCAGACCTTTTAGAATTAAGGGAAAAGGGAAATCAAGCCCGATTGGCTGAACAAAAGGCTGAGATGGAGTATCAACAATCAGAGTCTCATTTACAAGAGCTAGCCTTGCTTTATAACCAGTTAAAGCAAACAGAACAGGCGGATCTTAATCAAGACTTAGAAAAAGAAAAAGTACTTTTAGAAAAAAATCTGTACAAAATTGCCGATGACAAGGAAAAACTTAATCAAGAGATTGTTCAAATTAAGGAAGATAAGGACAGTATCCAGCAAAAAACAGCTACTTTAAACCAAGAACTATCTGTTTTGCGACTTTCTGAGCGCGATTTGGCTAATACACAGAAATTTGAAAGAACGAATTTAAAACGTTTGACAGAAGAATTAGCTGAATTGGAACAAAATGAGGCTGGTATGATGCAACTTTTGAATAGCCAAGAAGAGGACTTGGCTGAAAAACGTTTACCATCGCTCAAACAGCAATTAGTAAATGCTCAGACTAAAAAATCAGACAGTGACCAAGAGCTTGTTCGTTGCCGTTTTGAACTGGAAGACTGTGAAGCACAGTTAGAAGAGATTGAGATCAATCTCCTAAAAACTAATCAAAAGAATGAAGAATTCATTCGTCAGCAAACGCAATTAGAAGCAAAAAGGGATCAGTTATCCAATCAATTGCGTCGTTTTGCAAATAACTTGGCTGAAGATTATCAATTAAGCTTAGATGATGCTAAACAAGAGGCGGGACCAATTGAAAATCTAGAAGCTGCTCAAGCCCATTTAAGCCAATTAGAAAAGCAAATTAAGGGATTGGGACCGGTTAATCTTGACGCAATCAGTCAGTACGACGAAGTGTCTGAGCGTTTGCATTTTTTAAATAGCCAAAAAAATGACCTTGTTCACGCTAAGGAATTGCTCCTGAATACCATTCATGATATGGATGATGAGGTCAAGGCACGCTTTAAGACAACTTTTGAAGCTATTCGTGACAGTTTTAAGACGACCTTTACGCAGATGTTTGGCGGAGGAAGTGCTGACTTGCTTTTGACAGAAGGAGACCTTTTGACGACCGGTATTGACATTTCAGTGCAGCCGCCCGGCAAGAAGATTCAATCTCTCAATCTTATGTCTGGTGGTGAAAAGGCACTGTCTGCTTTAGCATTGCTATTTGCCATCATTCGTGTTAAAACCATTCCTTTTGTTATTTTGGATGAGGTTGAGGCTGCTCTTGATGAGGCCAATGTCAAGCGTTTTGGTGATTATCTGAATCGTTTTGATAAGTCCAGCCAATTTATTGTGGTCACGCACCGCAAAGGCACTATGTCTGCTGCAGATAGTATATATGGGGTTACCATGCAGGAATCAGGTGTCTCTAAGATTGTCTCTGTTAAGCTAAAAGAAGTCGAAAACATATCTTAG
- the pheS gene encoding phenylalanine--tRNA ligase subunit alpha, with protein sequence MDLQAQLEELRKSTQATLKEMSGNHSKELQDLRVKVLGKKGSLTELLKGLKDLPNELRPVVGKQVNEVRDVLTKAFEEQAKIVEAAKIQAQLESETLDVTLPGRQIHLGNRHVLSQISEEIEDIFLGMGFQVVDGYEVEQDYYNFERMNLPKDHPARDMQDTFYISEDILLRTHTSPVQARTLDKHDFSKGPLKMISPGRVFRRDTDDATHSHQFHQIEGLVVGKNISMGDLKGTLEIISKKMFGEDRKIRLRPSYFPFTEPSVEVDVSCFKCGGKGCNVCKKTGWIEILGAGMVHPSVLEMSGVDSEEYSGFAFGLGQERMAMLRYGINDIRGFYQGDSRFTEQFN encoded by the coding sequence ATGGATTTACAAGCACAATTAGAAGAGCTGAGAAAATCAACTCAAGCAACATTAAAGGAAATGAGCGGCAATCACAGCAAAGAATTACAAGATTTGCGTGTTAAGGTCTTAGGGAAGAAAGGTTCCTTGACAGAACTTTTAAAAGGTCTAAAGGACTTACCAAATGAGTTGCGTCCTGTTGTTGGGAAACAAGTCAATGAAGTCCGTGATGTCTTAACAAAGGCCTTTGAAGAACAGGCTAAAATTGTTGAAGCTGCCAAAATTCAAGCACAATTAGAATCAGAAACATTAGATGTTACTCTTCCGGGCCGCCAAATACATCTCGGCAATCGTCATGTTCTCAGTCAGATAAGTGAAGAAATTGAAGATATATTCTTAGGAATGGGCTTTCAAGTTGTTGATGGCTATGAAGTTGAACAAGACTATTACAATTTCGAACGCATGAATTTGCCCAAAGATCACCCAGCACGTGATATGCAGGATACGTTTTATATTTCTGAAGACATTTTGCTTCGGACACATACCAGTCCTGTGCAGGCACGTACTCTAGATAAACATGATTTTTCTAAAGGACCGCTTAAGATGATTTCACCCGGGCGCGTTTTTCGCCGCGATACAGATGATGCGACGCATTCCCATCAATTCCATCAAATTGAAGGCTTGGTCGTTGGTAAAAACATTTCTATGGGTGATCTCAAAGGAACACTGGAAATTATTAGCAAGAAAATGTTTGGTGAAGACCGTAAGATTCGTCTGCGTCCTTCTTATTTCCCATTTACGGAGCCTTCTGTTGAAGTCGATGTTTCGTGCTTCAAATGCGGCGGCAAAGGCTGTAATGTTTGTAAGAAAACAGGTTGGATTGAAATTCTTGGTGCCGGTATGGTTCATCCAAGTGTTCTTGAAATGTCTGGCGTTGATTCTGAAGAATATTCTGGTTTTGCCTTTGGTTTAGGCCAAGAACGTATGGCTATGCTGCGCTATGGAATCAACGATATTCGTGGTTTCTACCAAGGTGACAGCCGTTTTACAGAACAATTCAATTAA
- a CDS encoding GNAT family N-acetyltransferase: MSQVEIRKVNQDELSLLQKIAIQTFRETFAFDNTAKQLQDFFDEAYTLSALKSELADKESETYFILMSGKAAGFLKVNWGSSQTEQVLEDAFEIQRVYILKAYQGQGLGKQLFEFALERAQISGLSWVWLGVWEKNFKAQSLYAKYGFKKFAEHTFAVGNKVDTDWLLKKSLR, encoded by the coding sequence ATGTCACAGGTTGAAATTAGAAAAGTCAATCAAGATGAGCTTTCTTTGCTTCAGAAAATTGCTATTCAGACTTTTCGTGAAACTTTTGCTTTTGATAATACAGCAAAGCAACTGCAAGATTTTTTTGACGAAGCTTATACTTTGTCCGCTTTAAAATCAGAATTAGCTGATAAAGAATCAGAAACCTATTTTATTTTGATGTCCGGTAAAGCAGCGGGATTTTTGAAAGTTAACTGGGGCAGCTCTCAAACCGAGCAGGTACTAGAAGATGCATTTGAAATTCAGCGAGTTTATATTTTAAAAGCCTATCAAGGTCAAGGCTTGGGAAAACAGCTTTTTGAATTTGCTTTAGAACGTGCGCAAATATCAGGCTTATCATGGGTTTGGCTGGGAGTTTGGGAAAAGAACTTTAAAGCACAGTCCTTATATGCGAAATACGGCTTTAAAAAATTTGCAGAACACACTTTTGCTGTTGGTAACAAAGTGGATACGGATTGGTTACTTAAAAAGTCTTTAAGGTAG
- a CDS encoding alpha/beta hydrolase, with product MTKRVKITLTVVLLFVIGLAIPSYSWTKSNIKRIDRFYNSRLSPVIMIPGSSATENRFDGLVRKLNQSKRGVKHSLLKVKVWNDGRITYNGTINTNDNEPVIVIGFENNHDGYSNIKKQAKMVNAAFEELQRKYNFNNFKGLGHSNGGLVYTAFIEKYLNNYDVDLKRLMTIGTPYNFTETSSKNKTEMLADFIANRSKIPKSLAMYSVAGTLTYDSDELVPDASVSAGKYIYQNQARHYTETTVTGEDAQHSDLPTNDEVVALVNEHVLNRQNQNRRRG from the coding sequence ATGACTAAACGTGTGAAAATAACTTTAACAGTAGTTCTTTTGTTTGTCATTGGTTTAGCGATACCGTCTTATAGCTGGACAAAAAGCAATATCAAACGGATTGATCGTTTTTACAATTCGCGCCTGTCCCCTGTTATCATGATACCGGGCAGTTCTGCGACAGAAAACCGTTTTGATGGTTTAGTCCGCAAGCTAAACCAAAGTAAGCGCGGCGTGAAGCACAGCCTTTTAAAGGTGAAGGTTTGGAATGATGGGAGAATTACTTATAATGGCACCATTAATACCAATGATAATGAACCTGTGATTGTGATTGGATTTGAAAATAATCACGATGGCTACAGCAATATCAAAAAGCAGGCAAAAATGGTTAATGCAGCATTTGAAGAGCTGCAAAGAAAGTATAACTTTAATAATTTTAAAGGTTTAGGCCATTCTAACGGGGGACTTGTTTATACTGCCTTTATTGAAAAATATCTAAATAACTATGACGTTGATTTAAAACGGTTGATGACTATTGGAACACCCTATAATTTCACAGAAACCAGCAGCAAAAATAAAACGGAGATGCTGGCTGATTTTATTGCCAATCGCAGCAAGATTCCAAAAAGTCTTGCCATGTATTCTGTAGCAGGAACGCTGACTTATGATTCAGATGAACTTGTTCCAGATGCAAGTGTGTCCGCTGGAAAATATATTTATCAAAATCAAGCTCGGCATTATACAGAAACGACAGTAACAGGCGAGGATGCCCAACATTCCGATTTGCCGACAAATGATGAGGTGGTGGCTTTAGTTAATGAGCATGTCCTTAATAGGCAAAATCAAAACAGAAGAAGGGGTTAG
- a CDS encoding SemiSWEET family transporter, translating into MLILGWVATFMSVMMYVSYIPQIMNNLAGNKGDFIQPSVAALNCTLWVIYGLCKEKRDLPLAAANMPGIVFGLIAAITALV; encoded by the coding sequence ATGTTGATATTAGGTTGGGTGGCGACTTTTATGTCTGTGATGATGTATGTTTCTTATATCCCTCAGATTATGAATAACTTAGCAGGAAATAAGGGGGATTTTATCCAACCGTCAGTAGCTGCACTTAACTGCACACTGTGGGTAATTTATGGTCTTTGTAAAGAAAAGCGAGACCTTCCTTTAGCTGCTGCTAATATGCCAGGTATTGTTTTTGGCTTGATTGCAGCGATTACAGCATTAGTTTAG
- a CDS encoding helix-turn-helix transcriptional regulator translates to MKTKIPIKIEYSGKGGTKSALILPFAILFHEYYFYITSYKFENEEWVSRTYRLDRIESISNADGKEIVKAQAFFHKYPSPSLIRDQVIMMFSGEPYLIRLKIVDKTITEYLKDALPTLQVVDEEEAIYEIRTSGVEGIQLFLRRYGSQVEFVSMTELNTGDNEG, encoded by the coding sequence TTGAAGACGAAAATTCCTATAAAAATCGAGTATTCTGGTAAAGGAGGAACTAAAAGTGCTTTAATTCTGCCTTTTGCTATTCTTTTTCATGAGTATTATTTTTATATCACGTCTTATAAATTTGAAAATGAGGAATGGGTTAGTCGTACTTACCGATTAGATCGCATTGAGTCAATAAGCAATGCTGATGGGAAAGAAATTGTTAAAGCACAGGCATTTTTTCATAAGTATCCATCTCCTTCTCTTATTCGCGATCAGGTTATTATGATGTTCTCTGGGGAACCTTATTTGATTCGGCTAAAAATAGTAGATAAGACTATTACGGAATATCTAAAAGATGCTTTACCTACTTTACAAGTTGTTGATGAGGAAGAAGCTATCTATGAAATAAGAACCTCAGGTGTAGAAGGTATTCAGCTTTTTTTAAGACGTTATGGAAGTCAAGTAGAATTTGTAAGTATGACAGAACTTAATACAGGCGATAATGAGGGCTAA